The nucleotide window GGCTCTAAATTTCGAGACCGTTTTTTATGACTCCCTCTGGGAGTACCTGAGTGGGAAGGAGAAAAAGCCCCTCTGGCAGGCCTACAACGAGGCCGCAATTTCATTAGGCGACATGTTCACCAAGCTCTACGGTTACCTCGCAGGCAACATGCTCGTGAACGTGGACTACGCCGACTTCTTGGAGATGGTTAGGGGGGGCAACGTAGGAATACTCCGGCTCCTCCAGAGGGTTGACTTCGAGTGGCACTGGGGAGTCTGGGAGAGAGGCCTCATAAACATCATGGCCGGGAGGGGGGTTCCTCTCAGGGACGTTCACGAAATCCTCAGGAGGTTCCAGGAGATTCTCAAGGAGAAGGACATAATCTGGGGAGTCAGAACGGACGATGGCTTCAAAGGACTCGAGATCCTCGCCCTCCTGGTGAGGAAATGGTGAGGGTTATACTCTTCGACATAGACGGAACGCTCCTCTCCGAGCGACCGCTCGTAATGCTGTTCCTCCCCCAGGTTTACGCCGAAATAGCCAGGCGTATGGGCGTGAGCAGAGGAGAGGCTAGGAGGATTTTTCTCCGCGAGGTGGAGAGGAGGCATGGAACCTACGAGTGGCACGACTGGAACTTCTTCTTCAAGCTCTTCGGACTTTCCCTCCGCTTCGAGGAGCTCCTGAAAAAGTATCCCCACAAAATTGAGGTCTTTCCCGGCGTGCAGGAGACTCTCAAGCAGCTCTCCAAAGAGTACAAGCTCGGCATCGTGACGAGCGGTCCGGAATATCAGAGGCTAAAGTTGAGGCTGGCTGGCCTCTTAGAATTCTTCGACGCTGTGGTAACCCGGGACGATGCTCATGCCATCAAGCCTGAGCCAAGGATATTTCTGACGGCGCTTAAGGCCCTTAATGCAAAGCCGGAGGAAACAGTAATGGTTGGTGATAGCCTCGAGCAGGACATATTGGGGGCAAAGGCTCTTGGAATGAGGGCCGTTTGGGTTAACAGAGAGGGGGAAAAAGGTTATAACCTGCCCGATGCAGAGATAAAAACGTTCTCGGAGCTCCCGAAAGTGTTGGGGTGGTTGCAATGAGGAAAGTGTTCGAGAAGGAGGGGATTTTTATCGAGTACACCGAGAATGTTGTGAAGACCGCCAGGAATGACGAGATAATCCACCGGTCGGAGAGCCCCACGAGACTCTGGTGGGAGTTGAAGGAGGCGATAAAGGGTAAGAGGGTGAAGATAATAGTTTACGAGGTTGATGAGGAGTGATTGCCCACCTGATAGCGACGGACGTTGGCGGCAGAGGTATCGGAAGGATATATCCCGAATACAGGGTTAGGGAAGGGGACTATCTAGAAAGGGCTGCTCAGCTCGTGCTCAAAAACCTAAAACGGATTCTCATAGTGGCAGACTTCCCAATACCTCCCACCATGCTCCCTGAGACGGATGGACCACCGGGGGCTCTCGCTCTTGCCTTCGCCATCGAGGAGCTGGGTGGCAGGGCAGACATCCTGACGGGTGAGAGAACGGCAAAGGCTATTTCCCGCTTCTACGAGCACGTCAAGACTGAGCTCCCAAATCCCTCCCGCTACTCCCTCCTTATAAGCGTCGAAACTCCCGGGAGGGCTAGGGATGGAAGGTACTATTCAATGTCGGGCCTTGAGATAAAAGTTCGGCCCTACGATGGCCTATTCATCGAGGCCCGCAGGCTGGGAATACCTACAATTGGGGTTGGAGACGGTGGGAACGAGATAGGGATGGGTAAGATAAGGGGCCTCATAGACGACCGCTTCGCTTCCGTCGTAGAGACGAAAGAGCTCATAATAGCGGGCGTTTCCAACTGGGGAGCCTACGGACTTGTGGGCCAGCTCTCCCTCATGGAAGGCAGGGGCCTTCTCGGGGACTTCAACGAGGAGATAATTCTTAAGGCCCTTGTGGAGGAGGGACTTATAGACGGCATCCTGAAGAGGCCCGCCCTCAGCGTGGACGGCCTTTCCCTTGAGCTCCATACTCGGTTTCTTGGCCTACTCCAGGCTATCGTGAAGGCTAAGCTTTCCCTCTGAGCTCCATCTTAAGCCTCTTGAGGAATTCTTCCGTGAACCTATGTCTCTCTTCCGCGATCCTCCTAGCGGTCTCCGTATACATGAGATTCCTGAGCTTTAGAATCTTCTCCTCAAAGTGCCTTATAGAGTCCCACATGCCCCTCCTATGCTCTCCCGAATACATAAAGACCCTCGCAATGCCGATAGCGCCAATGGCATCCAGCTTGTCGGCATCGCTGAGGATTTTTGCTTCAAGGGTTCTCGGTTTTAGGCTACCAGAGAAGCGGTGAGCCTCTATCGCGTGGGCCACTTTCTCGGCCTTCGAATATCCGAGGCTCCCGAGGAACTGTCTCGCTATCCTAGCCCCCTCGGCCGCATGATCTTCGATTTTCCCGGCATCCTCGAGAGGCCTTGCTATGTCGTGGAGTATGGCCGCAAGGGCTACTACCTCCAACTCCGCTCCCTCTTCCCTTCCAATCCTCAGGGCAAGCCTCAGGACCCTCTCCGTGTGCTCAAGTCCATGGCTTCCCTCTCCGAGGCTCTGCCTCGCCATCTCACATGCCCTACTCACGATCTCGTTCACTTCCCCCAGGAACTCCTTAACGACCCCCTCCAGCATGGCCCGCCCCGAAGAAAATCTGCCAAACCGTTAAAAACCTTCCCGAGAAGCTTAAGACGATGGAGAAGATTAAAATAGAGAGGCTCAGGGAGCTCGATGAGAAAACGTTGAGAAGGCTCGTGGAGGTCTATATGAGGGGTTACGAGGGCCTGGAAGAGTATGGAGGTGAGGGGGAGGATTACGCCCGCAAGTACATCCTCTGGTGCTGGAAGAGGGCTCCAGACGGCTTCTTTGTGGCCAAGGCGGGGAACGAGATAGTCGGATTCATAGTCTGCGATAGGGATTGGTTTAGCAAGTACGAAGGGAGGGTAGTTGGAGCCATCCACGAATTCGTAGTTGACAAGAGCTGGCAGGGTAAGGGGATAGGAAAGAAGCTACTGAAGACGTGCATCGATTTCCTTTCCAAACACAACGATAGGATAGAGCTCTGGGTAGGGGAGAAGAACGAGAGTGCTATGAAGCTCTACGAGCGCCATGGATTCCGAAAGATTGGAAAGAGCGGCATATGGGTTAGGATGATTAGGGATGGGCAAAATTTATAAGCGGGCTTCCTCACCATCTTCCGGAGGGCCCGTAGCCTAGCAGGATAGGGCGCCGGCCTTCTAAGCCGGAGGTCGCGGGTTCGAATCCCGCCGGGCCCGCCAGAAACGCGTTTTTAAAATTTCGTGTACCCTGTTTCCTTTGATTTGTCCTCTCTAAGCGTTTGAGACGAAAGGGTAGTCGAGAAAGCTTCAATCTAGGTGTGTTGCTCTGACAGTATTGTTTAAATAAATTATTGAGCTTTGTTAACTTCCTGTTCAAAACAATCACCTAAATGCCCCTGGGAAAAAAGTTATATTGCCACGCCGTTTAAATATGTATCAGAGCGTTTAAACTGGAGGGCTGGCAGATGGCAAAGAAAGTGAAAGTAATCACAGACCCCGAAGTCATCAAGATAATGCTCGAGGACACGAGGAGGAAGATACTCCAACTCCTCAGAAGCAGGGAGATGACGATTTCCCAGCTCAGCGAAATACTCGGAAAGACTCCCCAGACGATCTATCACCACATCGAGAAGCTCAAAGAAGCTGGTCTAGTTGAGGTGAAGAGGACCGAAATGAAGGGCAACCTCGTCGAGAAGTACTACGGGAGAACGGCTGACGTGTTCTACATAAACCTTTACCTCGGAGATGAGGAGCTTCGATACCTTGCCCGTTCGAGGTTGAAGACTAAGCTTGAGATATTCAGAGCCCTCGGCTACGAGTTCAACGACGATGAGATACTCAACGTAATGGATAAGCTTCTCGAGAAAGAGCATGAGTACAAAATGAAGGTTTCGAAATATATAGAGGAAAATGAAGAAAAGCTTAGTGAGTTCTCAAACGAGGACATAATACACGCCGTCGAGTGGCTCGCAATGGCCGAGATTGGCCGCGATGAAGAATATATAGAACTCTTGAGGCAGCTCGGAAAAATCCTGAAGAAGGGATAAGAGATGGCAAGGGGAATAAGGCTCCTCGTGCTCGACGTCCTGAAGCCCCACCAGCCCATGGTCACGGAATTGGCCTTGGGCCTCAGCGAGCTTGAAGGAGTCGAAGGTGTCAACATAACCCTCGTTGAAATAGATAAGGAAACTGAAAACGTCAAGATAACAATCGTGGGCGACAACCTTGACTATGAGGAGATCGTCAGGACAATTGAGGAGTTCGGAGGCGTAGTGCACAGTATAGACATGGTAGCGGCCGGAAAGAGAATAGTAGAGGAGGGAGAGACACCACAAGACAAGTTAGAGGAGTTCTGAAATGAGGGACGTTTTAATTATAACCGATGTCGAGCGAGCCAAGATTATCATCGAACCCACCAGGCTAAAGATACTGGAGATGCTCCGAAATCACCCAATGACGATATCAGAGCTGAGTAAGGCCCTTGGGAAGGACAAATCCACCATATACAGGCACATCAAGGTCCTCGAGAGGGCAGATCTAGTTGAGGAAATAGACAGGATCGGAAACGAGAGCGTGTACGCTAGGACGGCCAGGGTTTTTCTTATCAAGGTCGAATCTTCCGGAGATATCGAGGAGTTCAGAAGAAGCTACCTAAGAATGGAGGCCTCTAGAATAGCGGAAATACTTGAAGCCTCAGGCCTGAAAATCACGGATAAGAAAAGGTTTGTAGAGGTCCTTGAGAATGTCTTTGATGCAATAGAAGTGGAATCCCTGCCTATAATAGAGAAGATCTCCAAAAATAATGTCAAAATAGATGAGATAGAGCTCTTTCACCTTCTGAATTTTCTGACGCTACTCGCATCCCCAAGACACGTGAAAGAGGCCGAAGAGCTGCGCCGTCTCATTAGGGAGGAGTAAATGGACATATTGTCCAATTGAGAAAATTTTATAAATTTAAAAAGCTCGCCTACAAAGGTGATAGAAATGACGGGCAATCTAAACTTCCTCTTTTATCCTAAGAGCGTTGCCGTGATAGGAGCATCACACGTCCAAGGAAAGATCGGAAACGCCATAATGCGCTCTATAACGAGGAGCTTCAACGGGAAGGTCTACGCCGTGAACGTCAAGGGTGGAGAGATAGAGGTCAACGGGAAGAAATTCCCCGTCTATAAAAGCATCAAGGATATTCCTGATGACGTTGACGTGGCAGTCATAGCAGTCCCCGCCCGCTTCGTTCCCGACGTTATCGACGAGTGTGGTGAGAAAGGCGTCAAAGGGGCAGTCATTATCTCCGCGGGCTTTAAGGAGGCCGGGAGGGCTGACCTCGAGGAAGAACTCGTCAAGAGGGCCCGGAAGTGGGGCATAAGGATCGTGGGGCCCAACTGCCTCGGCGTCACGAACCTTGAGAACGGCTTTGACTGTACTTTCAACCCACCCGAGAGGCAGGCAAGGCCCCCGTTCGGCCCGATAGCCTTCATGAGCCAGAGTGGTGCCTTCGGTGCCGCAATCCTTGACTGGGCCGCGAGACACGAGGTTGGAATGAGCAAGTTCATAAGCCTAGGCAACATGGCCGACCTCGACGAGAGCGACTTCATGCTCTACCTTAAAGACGACCCCAAGACAAAGGTCATAACCGCCTATCTGGAGGGCGTTAAAGACGGGAGGAAGTTTTTCAACGCCGCCAAGGAGACTACCAAGGTCAAGCCCGTCATAATCCTGAAGAGCGGTCGCACCGAAGCAGGAGCTAAGGCTGCTGCATCTCACACGGGTTCCCTCGCCGGCTCATACGCCATCTACAAGGCCGCCTTCGAGCAGGCGGGCGTCCTTGAGGCCAGAAGCATGAGGCAACTCTTCAATTACGCCAAGGCCCTTGCTATGCAGAAGCCCGCGGAAGGTGACCAGATAGCTATCGTTACAAACGGTGGTGGAGCGGGCGTCATGATGAGCGACGGCCTTCTGGAAAGGGGTATGAGGCTTGCAGAGCTCAGTGAAGCTACGAATGAGAAGTTCAAGAAGGCGATAGAGGAGGGCAAGCTCCCGGAGCACATGAGCTATAGGAACCCGATAGATATCATCGGCGATGCTCCATCGAGCCGCTACGAGATTGCTATGAGGTTCGCCCTTGAGGATCCAAACGTTGACCTGCTCGTCGTGATAGCCCTCTTCCAGAGTCCAGCCCTCGACGAGGGCATCGTGGACGTCATGGAGAGGATGCAGGAGTACGGAAAGCCCATAATCTTTGTGGCTCCCGGAGGCAGATATCCAGAGGAGATGGCTAGGAGAATCGAGAAGAAAGGAGTCCCAGTATTCGAGACCGTCGAGGACGGCGTTGACGCCGCATTCGCCCTTGTAAAATATGGAAAGTACCTGAAAGAGCTCAAGGAAGGGGTCTGAACTCCCTTTCTAGTATCTTCATTTGCCTATCTTCAAGGGCCTTCGGGTTCACCACGAGTACCATTGTGCCTCCGTTGCTCAGGGCAATGTCTCTAACGTTAAGCAGGAACTTCATGGCCGGCTCAAAGCCGTTTTCTAGTATCAAGTATTCAAGAGAATCGAGATAAATGGCATTGTAGCCTATTCTGAAGGCCTTAGCTATGAGATCAGTGAGCACATCTATTTTCGTGGGGGATATAGTGTAAGTTGATTCGCCAACTTGACCGTCTCTAACCTTAGTCAGCCAGTAGATAAGGGAAGAGTTGGTAACTTTAGGGGGGCTTCTCGTTATAATGATGGGTGTGAAGTTACTTATGAAGGAAAGGGCGGCTTTTCTGTTCTCAGTATAGTAAGCTCCTGGCTCCACTTTGCCCGTCTTCACAACCCTTGGCCTCGTGATAGAGTAATAAGCGAAACCCAGTGCTCCTACAGCGGCAATCGTCCTAAAGATGAAAGCCGCAAAGAATGCATACGTAGCCCAAGGCATGGGCCTTGTGATTGGGTATGTGAGGTTTATCGCGCCGAGAAGGAAAAGACCAAGGGGGAATAGGGCATCGAGAAAGCGCTCGCTACCCACGACGTATCGCTTAAGGACGTAGGCAATGTATATCATCGATAGTCCGTAGAAAAGGGAGGGGAGCGAATACTTAATGGCAAAGCTCTCTATCTCGCCAGTTCCAAGGAGGAAGAGCCAAAGATACGCGGTAATGAGGAGCCCGGCCATTAGCAAGACGTGTCTAAATTCAGTTTTTCCGTACCTGAGATGAAAGCCAGCCCAGCAAATCATCCACGCCACGAGGAAATTTGGAATCGCACTGAGCACATCGTATCCATATACTACCCTCAGGCCAAGGGGTTCAAGAATGTATCTCTCGACGGCAAGAGCGTCTATTAAGAAGGCCGTCGCCAAGAGAGCCCATCCCTTCTCCCTAGTTCTATAGGCCTTATAAGCGGCCACAGAGAAGAGTATCCACCTAGAAAGGAAATTTAGACAGGCAATCAGAGTCATCTCTTCATCACCACCTTCTCTTGCTTAACGACAACTAGGGTGTTAGGTGGGACGTTCTTATCAACTATCACGCCAGGCCCAACGAAGGAGTTGCTCCCTATCTTCCTTCCCGGATATATGGAGACGTTTATGCCAACCTTGACATTGTGCCCAATTATCGCGCCCAGTTTCCTCCTTCCGCTGTCCTCAAGCTCCCCCTTAACCTCAACCTTGACTGTGGCGTTGTCGTGTCTAAGATTTGCGGTTATCGTTCCGGCACCAAGGTTCGTGTTCTCACCTATTATCGAATCCCCAACGTAGTTAAGGTGCGGCGCGTTGCTGTTATCCATTATGATGGAGTTCTTGACCTCCACGGCGTTTCCTATATGGCAGTTATCTCCTATGCTCGTACAGGGCCTTATTAGGCAGTTGGGTCCTATCAGGCAGTCCCTCCCTATTTTCACGGGTCCTATTATGTAGGCCCCGCTCTTTACCACGGTGCCTTCCCCTATTTCAACGGGGGGAACTATCACGGCCCCCTCTTCAACTTTCCCACGGATGTCGTGCCTGAGCCTGTTCTTGAGCAGGTACTCGTTGAGCTCCAACAGATTCCAGGGCCTGCCGATGTCGTTCCAATAACCGTCATAAGCGTAGCAAACCACTTTCTTTCCATCACCTATAATCAGGTTGATGGTATCGGTTATCTCATACTCGCCCCTATCGCTGGCCTCTGTTACTTCAATGTATTCGAAGATGTCAGGCCTGAAGATGTACAAGCCGAGGTTAGCAAACCCCCTGACAGGACCAGGCTTTTCCTTTATAGCCCTAACGACCACCCCATTTGCCTCCACGAGCCCAAAATGGCTGAGATCCTCAAACTCCTTCACGACGAGAGCAGCATCAGCTCTCTCCTTCCTGAAGACGTGGAGGAGCCCCTTCACGGCCTCAGGCTCGAAGTATATGTCCCCGTTCACAGCGAAGAACTCCTCTCCTTCCACGTAATCCTTTGCGGAGTATATTGCCTTTGCGGTCCCCTCCCCCTCAACCTGCTCGACGTAGGTTATCGGCTTGCCCCTGAACTCGTCACCGAGGAGCTCGATGACCTTTTCCTTCATGTATTTGACAATGATTATAAACTCGTCAACGAATGGTTCGAGGTTCTCAAGGATGTACTCTATTATTGGTCTGTTGGCGACCTTGAGAATTACCTTCGGCCTGTCGTCGGTGAGGGGCCTCAATCTTTCACCCTTTCCAGCCGCGAGTATCACAGCCTTCATATCACCACCCCCAGGAGCCAACCAATAACTGCTATCATACCAAACACCAGTCTAAAGCCGGGGGAACCTGTCTTATCTGCGAGTAGAAAGAGCAAATGTATTGTCATGACACCAGCGAGGAAGGAGGCCACCATCGAGAGCAGGGCAGATGGTAAGGGAGGCTCGCACGTTCCAGCCAGCATACTGCCCATAATGTAGGGGATGGACACTAGAAGGGACAGTCTAAGGGCTTTCTTAGCCTCAATCCCCCTAAGCAGGAGCATCCCGAGAACGAGGGCCATCCTCGAGGCTCCAGGAAGCACGGCCATCCCCTGGGCAACACCAACGATGAAGGCCTCCATGAATCCCAGCTCCCCATCAGTGGTCCTCCTCCATGTCAGCAGAATTGCGACTCCAATGAGGAAGTTCAGGATCGCCAAGTTTGGAAACTCGGTGAGCTTCAGAAGCGGAAGACCTATGAGGGCCGTGAAGAGGGTTGCATAGACAAAGAACTTCTCCTCCTCCCCGAACCGTCCCCTAATGATGTTGAGGAGCAGGAACCCAAAGTCATAGCGGAGGTAATAGAGAACCGCGAATAGTGCCCCAAACTGGAGGACAAGGGAATGATTCTCCGGCGCCTCCACCGGAAGCCACGTAAGGACCCCTTGAAGGATTGTGTTTCCAATGGCCATGTTACCACACTACAGTAATTACCCGAAAGGTTGAAAATAAATGTTTCGTCAGAGGGAAAGTATGTCGGGAACAAGGCTTATCTTCGAGACGGGTGTTGGAATAGAGTTCGTAACTGCGAGCTCGTCAACGGCTTTACTCACCCTCTCTATCGCCCCCTCCGCAAAAACACCGTGCGTCGCCGCTACGAATATTCTTCTGGCACCCATCTCCCTGAGCAGGTTCGCGGCCTTAATCATGGTACCTCCCGTGCTTATGATGTCGTCCACTATGAGCACGTTCCTACCGGCCACGTCAACGTCGACTGGCCTCATCTGGATCTCCGTGGGGGATATACGCCTCTTCTCAAAGTGGCTGTATTCAAGGCCGAGCCTTTCGGCGACGGCCTTAGCTCTCTCCAGGGCACCCCTATCCGGTGCCAAGACCACTCCGTCACCGAGCTTCTCCCCGAAGTACTCCGCGATTGCCCTGGCCGGCGAGAGGTTCAGGGCCTTTCCAGGGAAGAACCTCAGAGTCTCAGGATTGTGCAGGTCAAAGACGTAGAGCTCGTCGTAGTAGAGACCCAGAGCCCTCATAACGGCCCTGATGCTTATTGGCTCTCCATCCTTCGTAACCCTGTCCTGCCTGCTGTAGGCGAGGTAAGGCACGACGAGGCGGAGCTTCTTAAAGCCCTTCTCTCTGAGAGCGTCTCCAAGAATCAGGGCCTCAACGATACGCTCGTCCTGGGGCGCGAAGGTGGACTGGACGACGAGGGCCTCCTTCCCCTCACCGAGGACGCGCACGTACTTCTCCCCGTCCGGAAACTTCCTTATTTCGACGTCGAGGACTCTACCACCGAGCCTCCTTATCTCCTCCTCAAGGTGCTTGGCACCGCTCCCTATCACAATCATGCTCCCACCCCCTACACCAGCAACACGGCGACTATGCCCGCGAGGAAGACACCGTCAAAGGTTCCGGCACCTCCTATGCTGACCATGGGAGCACCGAGCTCTTTAAATTTGTTCCAGTTCATCAGGTCCGCCCCTATAAGCGTTCCAAGGGTTCCGCTGATGTAAGCCACGGCGGGCCGGTTCACGTCAAAGAGCATAGCCAAGCTCACGGCCGTCAGGGGAGGAATAAAGAAGGGGACTGCGATACCCATTCCCCTCACAGGCCTCGAAAAGGAGTGAACTATCAGGGAGGCAACGACAACGGATAGGGCAAGCCTGAGGAGAAGGGCAACGTTGTATTCAGCCGCAGCCCTACCTATTATGTACAGGGACACACTCAGCGGTATAAGGGCCCCTCCAAGGTTCACGGCCACGACAGTCCTACCCTCACCCACGTCAACGTAAGGAATTGGATACGTTATCCCGAATACTGTGACCTCCCTTATCCGGAGAACCGGAACCAGTGACCTTATCTCACCGACCGGAATGTTAATGAAGCTGCCAAGAAGGGAAGCAAAGAAGAGTGTGTAGGCAACGGTGGATGGTATGCCTAGCTTTGAGAAGGCCCCCGCGATCGTTCCCGCGAAGAGGATGAGGAGGATAGGAAGGAGAATCAGGAAGAGGATGAACAGCGGCAGGGTAAGGGGGGAGAAGAGGAGCCTCCTCAATACTGGAACCCCCTGAGGTTAACCCACACCTGGGCTCCCGGGGGAACTGCCACATCCCGCGGGTGCTCGAATTTTTCGGGGTTGGCAAGCACCCAAGCGTATAGCTTCTTGCCGTTTGAGTACCTCTTGAGGAATTCGTAGCTGGCTAGATGTTTGTCCTCATGCTCTACGAGCTCCTCGGGAGTAAAGGGCCCCAGGACGTCCACAAGCTCCACGGTTCCAAGTGCCTTTCTTCCGGAGATTATCACAATCCGCCCTCTAATCCTCGTAGAGTTCTTTCTAATCTCCCAGACCTTCCTCCCTTCCACTATCCAGCTCGCGTAGGGTTCCCTCACTATCAGCCCCTTCATGCCATCCCCGGGGAATATGGGAGTAGAGGTTTATAAATTCAACTTATGATGCCAAGCCAAGGGCTTTCGGAGGATAATATTGGACAGAAGCGAACGAAGAGATAAAAGGTTCACTTTATCTGCTCGAGGGCACCGAGAACCTCCCAGATTATCGTCCTGGTGTGGAGAGGCATGTTCGGATCCTCACTTATCTCCTCAAGTATCGCTATAGCGTCGGCCGCCCTGACGGCGGGCTCCTTACTCCTATCCATGAGGGCCTCTATCGCCTGCTCAGCGGCCCTCCTTATGTTCCTGGGAACGACGGTGTCCTGAACGACCTGGTCGCGGAGAACCTGAATTATCTGGTTAATCCTCTCTTCGACGTCGCTCATACCTATCACCCCCAATCATTTACCCATGGTAACTAAACCCCCATAGGGAATAAGGAAGAATATAGCTAAAAGCTTTTCGTTTAATCCCCGGGGGAAGTTCCCGCCTCCCCGCCCATCGGGACGAGGCCCAATTTATTGGCCAGATATATCACGAGTGGCAGGACTATGAAGGCCATGAGGTCTCCGGTGTCCCCGGCTACCCCAAGGACACTGACGAAGTCTCCGACACCTGAGAGATAAACGACCAGCGGCGGAATGACTGTGAGGACCCACGCCAGCTTCCTGTTAACTCTCAGGTACTCCTCGACATTGCTGAGCTGGGCCAGCCCAATCCCAATGTAGCTAGTCGTTATGGCGAAGAGGGGAATAAGGTTGCCCAAGATTAGGCCCGTCCTACCGTAAAGCTTCTCCAAGGCTTGAGTGGCAATCTGGGGCGTATCTTGGCCGAAGACGAGCAGGAAGGAAGCCATGAACAATGCGTAGATGACGGTCGGGATTATGAAGGCCCATGTAAGGA belongs to Pyrococcus yayanosii CH1 and includes:
- a CDS encoding TIGR02253 family HAD-type hydrolase, which encodes MVRVILFDIDGTLLSERPLVMLFLPQVYAEIARRMGVSRGEARRIFLREVERRHGTYEWHDWNFFFKLFGLSLRFEELLKKYPHKIEVFPGVQETLKQLSKEYKLGIVTSGPEYQRLKLRLAGLLEFFDAVVTRDDAHAIKPEPRIFLTALKALNAKPEETVMVGDSLEQDILGAKALGMRAVWVNREGEKGYNLPDAEIKTFSELPKVLGWLQ
- the glmU gene encoding bifunctional sugar-1-phosphate nucleotidylyltransferase/acetyltransferase, with amino-acid sequence MKAVILAAGKGERLRPLTDDRPKVILKVANRPIIEYILENLEPFVDEFIIIVKYMKEKVIELLGDEFRGKPITYVEQVEGEGTAKAIYSAKDYVEGEEFFAVNGDIYFEPEAVKGLLHVFRKERADAALVVKEFEDLSHFGLVEANGVVVRAIKEKPGPVRGFANLGLYIFRPDIFEYIEVTEASDRGEYEITDTINLIIGDGKKVVCYAYDGYWNDIGRPWNLLELNEYLLKNRLRHDIRGKVEEGAVIVPPVEIGEGTVVKSGAYIIGPVKIGRDCLIGPNCLIRPCTSIGDNCHIGNAVEVKNSIIMDNSNAPHLNYVGDSIIGENTNLGAGTITANLRHDNATVKVEVKGELEDSGRRKLGAIIGHNVKVGINVSIYPGRKIGSNSFVGPGVIVDKNVPPNTLVVVKQEKVVMKR
- a CDS encoding DUF211 domain-containing protein is translated as MARGIRLLVLDVLKPHQPMVTELALGLSELEGVEGVNITLVEIDKETENVKITIVGDNLDYEEIVRTIEEFGGVVHSIDMVAAGKRIVEEGETPQDKLEEF
- a CDS encoding winged helix-turn-helix domain-containing protein produces the protein MAKKVKVITDPEVIKIMLEDTRRKILQLLRSREMTISQLSEILGKTPQTIYHHIEKLKEAGLVEVKRTEMKGNLVEKYYGRTADVFYINLYLGDEELRYLARSRLKTKLEIFRALGYEFNDDEILNVMDKLLEKEHEYKMKVSKYIEENEEKLSEFSNEDIIHAVEWLAMAEIGRDEEYIELLRQLGKILKKG
- a CDS encoding DUF835 domain-containing protein → MTLIACLNFLSRWILFSVAAYKAYRTREKGWALLATAFLIDALAVERYILEPLGLRVVYGYDVLSAIPNFLVAWMICWAGFHLRYGKTEFRHVLLMAGLLITAYLWLFLLGTGEIESFAIKYSLPSLFYGLSMIYIAYVLKRYVVGSERFLDALFPLGLFLLGAINLTYPITRPMPWATYAFFAAFIFRTIAAVGALGFAYYSITRPRVVKTGKVEPGAYYTENRKAALSFISNFTPIIITRSPPKVTNSSLIYWLTKVRDGQVGESTYTISPTKIDVLTDLIAKAFRIGYNAIYLDSLEYLILENGFEPAMKFLLNVRDIALSNGGTMVLVVNPKALEDRQMKILEREFRPLP
- a CDS encoding GNAT family N-acetyltransferase, which encodes MEKIKIERLRELDEKTLRRLVEVYMRGYEGLEEYGGEGEDYARKYILWCWKRAPDGFFVAKAGNEIVGFIVCDRDWFSKYEGRVVGAIHEFVVDKSWQGKGIGKKLLKTCIDFLSKHNDRIELWVGEKNESAMKLYERHGFRKIGKSGIWVRMIRDGQNL
- a CDS encoding acetate--CoA ligase family protein yields the protein MTGNLNFLFYPKSVAVIGASHVQGKIGNAIMRSITRSFNGKVYAVNVKGGEIEVNGKKFPVYKSIKDIPDDVDVAVIAVPARFVPDVIDECGEKGVKGAVIISAGFKEAGRADLEEELVKRARKWGIRIVGPNCLGVTNLENGFDCTFNPPERQARPPFGPIAFMSQSGAFGAAILDWAARHEVGMSKFISLGNMADLDESDFMLYLKDDPKTKVITAYLEGVKDGRKFFNAAKETTKVKPVIILKSGRTEAGAKAAASHTGSLAGSYAIYKAAFEQAGVLEARSMRQLFNYAKALAMQKPAEGDQIAIVTNGGGAGVMMSDGLLERGMRLAELSEATNEKFKKAIEEGKLPEHMSYRNPIDIIGDAPSSRYEIAMRFALEDPNVDLLVVIALFQSPALDEGIVDVMERMQEYGKPIIFVAPGGRYPEEMARRIEKKGVPVFETVEDGVDAAFALVKYGKYLKELKEGV
- a CDS encoding glutamate cyclase domain-containing protein, translated to MIAHLIATDVGGRGIGRIYPEYRVREGDYLERAAQLVLKNLKRILIVADFPIPPTMLPETDGPPGALALAFAIEELGGRADILTGERTAKAISRFYEHVKTELPNPSRYSLLISVETPGRARDGRYYSMSGLEIKVRPYDGLFIEARRLGIPTIGVGDGGNEIGMGKIRGLIDDRFASVVETKELIIAGVSNWGAYGLVGQLSLMEGRGLLGDFNEEIILKALVEEGLIDGILKRPALSVDGLSLELHTRFLGLLQAIVKAKLSL
- a CDS encoding undecaprenyl-diphosphate phosphatase — protein: MAIGNTILQGVLTWLPVEAPENHSLVLQFGALFAVLYYLRYDFGFLLLNIIRGRFGEEEKFFVYATLFTALIGLPLLKLTEFPNLAILNFLIGVAILLTWRRTTDGELGFMEAFIVGVAQGMAVLPGASRMALVLGMLLLRGIEAKKALRLSLLVSIPYIMGSMLAGTCEPPLPSALLSMVASFLAGVMTIHLLFLLADKTGSPGFRLVFGMIAVIGWLLGVVI
- a CDS encoding ArsR/SmtB family transcription factor produces the protein MRDVLIITDVERAKIIIEPTRLKILEMLRNHPMTISELSKALGKDKSTIYRHIKVLERADLVEEIDRIGNESVYARTARVFLIKVESSGDIEEFRRSYLRMEASRIAEILEASGLKITDKKRFVEVLENVFDAIEVESLPIIEKISKNNVKIDEIELFHLLNFLTLLASPRHVKEAEELRRLIREE
- a CDS encoding HD domain-containing protein, whose amino-acid sequence is MLEGVVKEFLGEVNEIVSRACEMARQSLGEGSHGLEHTERVLRLALRIGREEGAELEVVALAAILHDIARPLEDAGKIEDHAAEGARIARQFLGSLGYSKAEKVAHAIEAHRFSGSLKPRTLEAKILSDADKLDAIGAIGIARVFMYSGEHRRGMWDSIRHFEEKILKLRNLMYTETARRIAEERHRFTEEFLKRLKMELRGKA